In Malaclemys terrapin pileata isolate rMalTer1 chromosome 10, rMalTer1.hap1, whole genome shotgun sequence, the following are encoded in one genomic region:
- the RASD1 gene encoding dexamethasone-induced Ras-related protein 1 isoform X2: MRPAAMIKKLCQSESELSIPAKNCYRMVVLGSSKVGKTAIVSRFLTGRFEEQYTPTIEDFHRKFYSIRGEVYRLDILDTSGNHPFPAMRRLSILTDPGDQVLPEEQDQGEHGGAPGHLWQQG, translated from the exons ATGAGACCCGCCGCCATGATCAAGAAGTTGTGCCAGAGCGAGTCCGAGCTGAGCATCCCGGCCAAGAACTGCTATCGCATGGTGGTGCTGGGCTCCTCCAAGGTGGGCAAGACGGCCATCGTCTCCCGCTTCCTGACGGGCCGCTTCGAGGAGCAGTACACGCCCACCATCGAGGACTTCCACCGCAAGTTCTACAGCATCCGCGGCGAGGTCTATCGGCTGGACATCCTGGACACGTCGGGcaaccaccccttccccgccaTGCGGCGCCTCTCCATCCTGACAG ATCCTGGAGACCAAGTCTTGCCTGAAGAACAAGACCAAGGAGAACATGGAGGTGCCCCTGGTCATCTGTGGCAACAAGGGTGA
- the MED9 gene encoding mediator of RNA polymerase II transcription subunit 9: MATGGAGVGVRPVEEQPPPPPLQAPQPPEQQGEQKPQLQPPPQPPPSQQPGQEDFSFLPLVHDIIKCMDKDSQDVHQVLNELKTKFQEMRKMISAMPGIGVSPEQQQQQLRSLREQVRTKNELLQKYKSLCMFEIPKE, encoded by the exons aTGGCGACTGGCGGGGCCGGTGTGGGGGTGCGGCCGGTGGAggagcagccgccgccgcccccgCTCCAAGCCCCGCAGCCCCCGGAGCAGCAGGGAGAGCagaagccccagctccagccgccGCCCCAGCCGCCGCCGTCCCAGCAGCCGGGCCAGGAGGATTTCTCCTTCCTGCCCCTGGTCCATGATATCATCAAATG CATGGACAAGGACAGCCAGGATGTCCACCAGGTGCTGAACGAACTCAAGACCAAATTCCAGGAGATGAGAAAGATGATCAGCGCCATGCCCGGCATCGGCGTGAGCCccgagcagcagcaacagcagctacGCAGCCTGAGGGAGCAAGTCAGGACCAAGAATGAACTGCTGCAGAAATACAAGAGCCTTTGCATGTTTGAAATCCCCAAGGAgtag
- the RASD1 gene encoding dexamethasone-induced Ras-related protein 1 isoform X1 → MRPAAMIKKLCQSESELSIPAKNCYRMVVLGSSKVGKTAIVSRFLTGRFEEQYTPTIEDFHRKFYSIRGEVYRLDILDTSGNHPFPAMRRLSILTGDVFILVFSLDNRDSFEEVQRLKQQILETKSCLKNKTKENMEVPLVICGNKGDRDFYREVEPREVEQLVGADPQKCAYFEISAKKNSSLDQMFQALFAMAKLPSEMSPDLHRKVSVQYCDMLHKKALKGKKLLKEGAEGSGGEAYGIVAPFARRPSVHSDLMYIREKAIGGGQAKDKERCVIS, encoded by the exons ATGAGACCCGCCGCCATGATCAAGAAGTTGTGCCAGAGCGAGTCCGAGCTGAGCATCCCGGCCAAGAACTGCTATCGCATGGTGGTGCTGGGCTCCTCCAAGGTGGGCAAGACGGCCATCGTCTCCCGCTTCCTGACGGGCCGCTTCGAGGAGCAGTACACGCCCACCATCGAGGACTTCCACCGCAAGTTCTACAGCATCCGCGGCGAGGTCTATCGGCTGGACATCCTGGACACGTCGGGcaaccaccccttccccgccaTGCGGCGCCTCTCCATCCTGACAG GAGATGTCTTCATCCTGGTGTTCAGCTTGGATAACCGGGACTCCTTCGAGGAGGTGCAGCGGCTGAAGCAACAGATCCTGGAGACCAAGTCTTGCCTGAAGAACAAGACCAAGGAGAACATGGAGGTGCCCCTGGTCATCTGTGGCAACAAGGGTGACCGAGACTTCTACCGGGAGGTCGAGCCCCGGGAGGTCGAGCAGCTGGTCGGGGCAGACCCTCAGAAATGTGCCTACTTTGAGATCTCCGCCAAGAAGAACAGCAGCCTGGACCAGATGTTCCAAGCACTCTTTGCCATGGCGAAGCTGCCCAGCGAGATGAGCCCGGACCTGCACCGCAAGGTCTCGGTGCAGTACTGCGACATGCTGCACAAGAAGGCGCTCAAGGGCAAGAAGCTGTTGAAGGAAGGGGCTGAGGGCAGCGGCGGGGAAGCCTACGGCATCGTGGCCCCCTTTGCCCGCCGGCCCAGTGTGCACAGTGACCTCATGTACATCCGGGAGAAGGCCATCGGCGGCGGGCAAGCCAAGGACAAGGAGCGCTGTGTGATCAGCTAG